Proteins from a genomic interval of Rattus norvegicus strain BN/NHsdMcwi chromosome 2, GRCr8, whole genome shotgun sequence:
- the Dcst2 gene encoding DC-STAMP domain-containing protein 2 isoform X5 has product MVKTDIEWPSGEEKSSMARAVVRSTCGFTLGLSLATAYGLLELLAEGHSPFGCLVTTVTLAAFLGLGMGFSRQVRVSVFLLLPQSRLLLLVAAFGLVLQGPCANTLRNFTRASEAVACGAELALNQTAEVLERVKQPLVSALTKIKAIAQKAKVVADRVRKFFRSVMDGVKHVARCLQNMWYWLLHIGDVCNSELGNPYTKCARVFDDAKDNCMKVVPRFHQLCYVLLPFKLVFCGLANLVQLFCVIPMYLQQFLRKTIKTPVMKLLDRVRREFEFNMTATHYFSVDLNASRSLSQVALDLHEAVSMKLYTAREVLSMMGYTMPLLFGLLYIQALYYRYGYLNWDNFDNVYITRRFLDMEAVRSLAGLRTVLPLSSHEARHYVQPGSFFLTRWEQILYIVETFNLARHLLLVLLLVFLDYGVFWILDLARYHLQGEIVARSPVLVSIKVEGTGYSGNIYRDLVSAFDVLQQGNVSILSRRCALRPSEPDANGYIVIGTMYGLCFFVTLFGSYVSRLRRVICASYYPSREQERITYLYNMLLSRRTNIPAAVQRAVRRRAADQGHMSILQVLATRYPSLSPLLGRFLLHQTYCLGCGQPEEKGGMENFVSCSTPGCRGLYCPTCFRLLDNTCSVCASPLSNQGRLDLELDSSDEEGPQLWLAAARRRAPEQELELRQQLQEALGTNLSEEPGSQPESRKQ; this is encoded by the exons ATGGTCAAAACTGACATAGAATGGCCCTCTGGGGAGGAGAAGTCCAGCATGGCACGGGCTGTGGTCCGAAGTACCTGTGGCTTTACCTTGGGGTTGTCCTTGGCCACAGCCTATGGGCTCTTGGAGCTTCTAGCGGAAGGACACAGCCCCTTTGGCTGCCTGGTGACCACTGTGACTTTGGCTGCCTTCCTTGGCTTGGGCATGGGGTTCTCTCGCCAGGTCCGGGTCTCtgtcttcttgctgcttcctcag AGCCGTTTGCTGCTGTTGGTGGCTGCCTTTGGGCTGGTGCTCCAAGGGCCTTGTGCCAACACCCTGCGCAACTTCACCCGGGCAAGCGAAGCTGTGGCCTGTGGGGCAGAGCTGGCACTGAACCAGACAGCTGAAGTGCTAGAGCGGGTCAAGCAGCCCCTCGTCA GTGCTCTGACCAAGATTAAAGCTATTGCCCAGAAGGCCAAAGTGGTGGCTGACCGGGTACGCAAGTTCTTCCGGTCTGTCATGGATGGTGTGAAACATGTAG CCAGGTGCCTGCAGAACATGTGGTATTGGCTCCTTCATATTGGCGATGTGTGCAACTCAGAGCTGGGCAACCCTTACACAAAATGTGCTCGGGTGTTTGATGATGCCAAGGACAACTGTATGAAGGTCGTGCCGCGATTCCATCAGCTGTGTTATGTGCTCTTGCCATTCAAACTGGTGTTCTGTGGACTTGCCAACT TGGTCCAGTTGTTCTGTGTCATCCCCATGTACCTCCAACAGTTTCTGCGAAAGACCATCAAGACCC CCGTGATGAAACTGCTCGATCGGGTACGTCGTGAGTTTGAGTTCAACATGACAGCCACCCACTACTTCTCTGTGGACCTCAATGCCTCTCGGAGCCTGTCCCAGGTGGCTTTGGATCTTCATGAGGCTGTCAGCATGAAGTTGTACACTGCTAGGGAGGTCCTGTCTATGATGGGATACACCATGCCTCTGCTCTTTGGACTTCTCTACATCCA AGCCCTCTATTATCGGTATGGTTACCTGAACTGGGACAATTTTGACAACGTCTATATCACCAGGCGCTTTCTGGACATGGAGGCAGTGCGCTCCTTGGCAGGGCTGCGTACGGTGCTGCCACTCAGTTCTCACGAGGCAAGGCACTACGTGCAGCCAG GTTCCTTCTTCCTGACCCGATGGGAACAGATTTTATATATTGTGGAGACCTTTAACCTCGCCCGCCATCTCCTCCTTGTGCTCCTCCTGGTCTTTCTGGACTATGGCGTCTTCTGGATACTTGATCTGGCCCGGTACCACCTCCAGGGCGAGATTGTAGCCCGCA GCCCTGTGTTAGTGTCTATAAAGGTGGAAGGGACCGGTTATTCGGGGAATATTTACCGTGACCTGGTGTCAGCTTTTGACGTTCTACAACAAGGCAACGTCAGTATATTGTCCCGGCGCTGCGCGCTTCGTCCCTCAGAACCAGATGCTAACGGTTACATCGTTATCG GTACCATGTATGGTCTGTGCTTCTTCGTCACTCTGTTTGGCAGCTATGTCAGCAGGCTGCGGCGTGTCATCTGTGCCTCCTATTACCCCTCCAGGGAGCAG GAAAGGATCACCTACCTCTATAACATGCTTCTGAGTCGTCGGACCAACATACCCGCTGCAGTGCAGCGAGCAGTGAGGCGACGGGCAGCTGACCAGGGTCACATGAGTATCCTCCAGGTGCTAGCCACCCG GTACCCTTCCCTAAGTCCATTGCTCGGCCGGTTTTTGTTGCATCAGACTTATTGCCTGGGTTGTGGGCAGCCAGAAGAAAAGGGGGGCATGGAGAACTTTGTGTCCTGCAGTACCCCAGGCTGCAGAG GTCTCTACTGCCCTACCTGTTTTCGTCTCCTGGACAACACCTGTTCTGTATGTGCGTCTCCCCTCTCCAACCAGGGGCGCCTAGACCTGGAGCT AGACTCCAGTGATGAGGAGGGTCCTCAGCTATGGCTGGCTGCAGCTCGAAGAAGGGCCCCTGAGCAGGAGCTGGAACTTCGACAGCAGCTTCAGGAAGCACTAGGCACAAACCTTTCAGAGGAGCCTGGCTCCCAGCCTGAGAGCAGGAAGCAG tga
- the Dcst2 gene encoding DC-STAMP domain-containing protein 2 isoform X8 has product MVKTDIEWPSGEEKSSMARAVVRSTCGFTLGLSLATAYGLLELLAEGHSPFGCLVTTVTLAAFLGLGMGFSRQVRVSVFLLLPQVFSKQSRLLLLVAAFGLVLQGPCANTLRNFTRASEAVACGAELALNQTAEVLERVKQPLVSALTKIKAIAQKAKVVADRVRKFFRSVMDGVKHVARCLQNMWYWLLHIGDVCNSELGNPYTKCARVFDDAKDNCMKVVPRFHQLCYVLLPFKLVFCGLANSVMKLLDRVRREFEFNMTATHYFSVDLNASRSLSQVALDLHEAVSMKLYTAREVLSMMGYTMPLLFGLLYIQALYYRYGYLNWDNFDNVYITRRFLDMEAVRSLAGLRTVLPLSSHEARHYVQPGSFFLTRWEQILYIVETFNLARHLLLVLLLVFLDYGVFWILDLARYHLQGEIVARSPVLVSIKVEGTGYSGNIYRDLVSAFDVLQQGNVSILSRRCALRPSEPDANGYIVIGTMYGLCFFVTLFGSYVSRLRRVICASYYPSREQERITYLYNMLLSRRTNIPAAVQRAVRRRAADQGHMSILQVLATRYPSLSPLLGRFLLHQTYCLGCGQPEEKGGMENFVSCSTPGCRGLYCPTCFRLLDNTCSVCASPLSNQGRLDLELDSSDEEGPQLWLAAARRRAPEQELELRQQLQEALGTNLSEEPGSQPESRKQ; this is encoded by the exons ATGGTCAAAACTGACATAGAATGGCCCTCTGGGGAGGAGAAGTCCAGCATGGCACGGGCTGTGGTCCGAAGTACCTGTGGCTTTACCTTGGGGTTGTCCTTGGCCACAGCCTATGGGCTCTTGGAGCTTCTAGCGGAAGGACACAGCCCCTTTGGCTGCCTGGTGACCACTGTGACTTTGGCTGCCTTCCTTGGCTTGGGCATGGGGTTCTCTCGCCAGGTCCGGGTCTCtgtcttcttgctgcttcctcaggTCTTCTCCA AGCAGAGCCGTTTGCTGCTGTTGGTGGCTGCCTTTGGGCTGGTGCTCCAAGGGCCTTGTGCCAACACCCTGCGCAACTTCACCCGGGCAAGCGAAGCTGTGGCCTGTGGGGCAGAGCTGGCACTGAACCAGACAGCTGAAGTGCTAGAGCGGGTCAAGCAGCCCCTCGTCA GTGCTCTGACCAAGATTAAAGCTATTGCCCAGAAGGCCAAAGTGGTGGCTGACCGGGTACGCAAGTTCTTCCGGTCTGTCATGGATGGTGTGAAACATGTAG CCAGGTGCCTGCAGAACATGTGGTATTGGCTCCTTCATATTGGCGATGTGTGCAACTCAGAGCTGGGCAACCCTTACACAAAATGTGCTCGGGTGTTTGATGATGCCAAGGACAACTGTATGAAGGTCGTGCCGCGATTCCATCAGCTGTGTTATGTGCTCTTGCCATTCAAACTGGTGTTCTGTGGACTTGCCAACT CCGTGATGAAACTGCTCGATCGGGTACGTCGTGAGTTTGAGTTCAACATGACAGCCACCCACTACTTCTCTGTGGACCTCAATGCCTCTCGGAGCCTGTCCCAGGTGGCTTTGGATCTTCATGAGGCTGTCAGCATGAAGTTGTACACTGCTAGGGAGGTCCTGTCTATGATGGGATACACCATGCCTCTGCTCTTTGGACTTCTCTACATCCA AGCCCTCTATTATCGGTATGGTTACCTGAACTGGGACAATTTTGACAACGTCTATATCACCAGGCGCTTTCTGGACATGGAGGCAGTGCGCTCCTTGGCAGGGCTGCGTACGGTGCTGCCACTCAGTTCTCACGAGGCAAGGCACTACGTGCAGCCAG GTTCCTTCTTCCTGACCCGATGGGAACAGATTTTATATATTGTGGAGACCTTTAACCTCGCCCGCCATCTCCTCCTTGTGCTCCTCCTGGTCTTTCTGGACTATGGCGTCTTCTGGATACTTGATCTGGCCCGGTACCACCTCCAGGGCGAGATTGTAGCCCGCA GCCCTGTGTTAGTGTCTATAAAGGTGGAAGGGACCGGTTATTCGGGGAATATTTACCGTGACCTGGTGTCAGCTTTTGACGTTCTACAACAAGGCAACGTCAGTATATTGTCCCGGCGCTGCGCGCTTCGTCCCTCAGAACCAGATGCTAACGGTTACATCGTTATCG GTACCATGTATGGTCTGTGCTTCTTCGTCACTCTGTTTGGCAGCTATGTCAGCAGGCTGCGGCGTGTCATCTGTGCCTCCTATTACCCCTCCAGGGAGCAG GAAAGGATCACCTACCTCTATAACATGCTTCTGAGTCGTCGGACCAACATACCCGCTGCAGTGCAGCGAGCAGTGAGGCGACGGGCAGCTGACCAGGGTCACATGAGTATCCTCCAGGTGCTAGCCACCCG GTACCCTTCCCTAAGTCCATTGCTCGGCCGGTTTTTGTTGCATCAGACTTATTGCCTGGGTTGTGGGCAGCCAGAAGAAAAGGGGGGCATGGAGAACTTTGTGTCCTGCAGTACCCCAGGCTGCAGAG GTCTCTACTGCCCTACCTGTTTTCGTCTCCTGGACAACACCTGTTCTGTATGTGCGTCTCCCCTCTCCAACCAGGGGCGCCTAGACCTGGAGCT AGACTCCAGTGATGAGGAGGGTCCTCAGCTATGGCTGGCTGCAGCTCGAAGAAGGGCCCCTGAGCAGGAGCTGGAACTTCGACAGCAGCTTCAGGAAGCACTAGGCACAAACCTTTCAGAGGAGCCTGGCTCCCAGCCTGAGAGCAGGAAGCAG tga
- the Dcst2 gene encoding DC-STAMP domain-containing protein 2 isoform X7 gives MVKTDIEWPSGEEKSSMARAVVRSTCGFTLGLSLATAYGLLELLAEGHSPFGCLVTTVTLAAFLGLGMGFSRQVRVSVFLLLPQVFSKQSRLLLLVAAFGLVLQGPCANTLRNFTRASEAVACGAELALNQTAEVLERVKQPLVSALTKIKAIAQKAKVVADRVRKFFRSVMDGVKHVARCLQNMWYWLLHIGDVCNSELGNPYTKCARVFDDAKDNCMKVVPRFHQLCYVLLPFKLVFCGLANSVMKLLDRVRREFEFNMTATHYFSVDLNASRSLSQVALDLHEAVSMKLYTAREVLSMMGYTMPLLFGLLYIQALYYRYGYLNWDNFDNVYITRRFLDMEAVRSLAGLRTVLPLSSHEARHYVQPGSFFLTRWEQILYIVETFNLARHLLLVLLLVFLDYGVFWILDLARYHLQGEIVARSPVLVSIKVEGTGYSGNIYRDLVSAFDVLQQGNVSILSRRCALRPSEPDANGYIVIGTMYGLCFFVTLFGSYVSRLRRVICASYYPSREQERITYLYNMLLSRRTNIPAAVQRAVRRRAADQGHMSILQVLATRYPSLSPLLGRFLLHQTYCLGCGQPEEKGGMENFVSCSTPGCRGLYCPTCFRLLDNTCSVCASPLSNQGRLDLELDQDKDINSKEASTASPGRSSGFLRSPLSPRNHFRNPLSPKKPLSSPRTSGSLPLTPK, from the exons ATGGTCAAAACTGACATAGAATGGCCCTCTGGGGAGGAGAAGTCCAGCATGGCACGGGCTGTGGTCCGAAGTACCTGTGGCTTTACCTTGGGGTTGTCCTTGGCCACAGCCTATGGGCTCTTGGAGCTTCTAGCGGAAGGACACAGCCCCTTTGGCTGCCTGGTGACCACTGTGACTTTGGCTGCCTTCCTTGGCTTGGGCATGGGGTTCTCTCGCCAGGTCCGGGTCTCtgtcttcttgctgcttcctcaggTCTTCTCCA AGCAGAGCCGTTTGCTGCTGTTGGTGGCTGCCTTTGGGCTGGTGCTCCAAGGGCCTTGTGCCAACACCCTGCGCAACTTCACCCGGGCAAGCGAAGCTGTGGCCTGTGGGGCAGAGCTGGCACTGAACCAGACAGCTGAAGTGCTAGAGCGGGTCAAGCAGCCCCTCGTCA GTGCTCTGACCAAGATTAAAGCTATTGCCCAGAAGGCCAAAGTGGTGGCTGACCGGGTACGCAAGTTCTTCCGGTCTGTCATGGATGGTGTGAAACATGTAG CCAGGTGCCTGCAGAACATGTGGTATTGGCTCCTTCATATTGGCGATGTGTGCAACTCAGAGCTGGGCAACCCTTACACAAAATGTGCTCGGGTGTTTGATGATGCCAAGGACAACTGTATGAAGGTCGTGCCGCGATTCCATCAGCTGTGTTATGTGCTCTTGCCATTCAAACTGGTGTTCTGTGGACTTGCCAACT CCGTGATGAAACTGCTCGATCGGGTACGTCGTGAGTTTGAGTTCAACATGACAGCCACCCACTACTTCTCTGTGGACCTCAATGCCTCTCGGAGCCTGTCCCAGGTGGCTTTGGATCTTCATGAGGCTGTCAGCATGAAGTTGTACACTGCTAGGGAGGTCCTGTCTATGATGGGATACACCATGCCTCTGCTCTTTGGACTTCTCTACATCCA AGCCCTCTATTATCGGTATGGTTACCTGAACTGGGACAATTTTGACAACGTCTATATCACCAGGCGCTTTCTGGACATGGAGGCAGTGCGCTCCTTGGCAGGGCTGCGTACGGTGCTGCCACTCAGTTCTCACGAGGCAAGGCACTACGTGCAGCCAG GTTCCTTCTTCCTGACCCGATGGGAACAGATTTTATATATTGTGGAGACCTTTAACCTCGCCCGCCATCTCCTCCTTGTGCTCCTCCTGGTCTTTCTGGACTATGGCGTCTTCTGGATACTTGATCTGGCCCGGTACCACCTCCAGGGCGAGATTGTAGCCCGCA GCCCTGTGTTAGTGTCTATAAAGGTGGAAGGGACCGGTTATTCGGGGAATATTTACCGTGACCTGGTGTCAGCTTTTGACGTTCTACAACAAGGCAACGTCAGTATATTGTCCCGGCGCTGCGCGCTTCGTCCCTCAGAACCAGATGCTAACGGTTACATCGTTATCG GTACCATGTATGGTCTGTGCTTCTTCGTCACTCTGTTTGGCAGCTATGTCAGCAGGCTGCGGCGTGTCATCTGTGCCTCCTATTACCCCTCCAGGGAGCAG GAAAGGATCACCTACCTCTATAACATGCTTCTGAGTCGTCGGACCAACATACCCGCTGCAGTGCAGCGAGCAGTGAGGCGACGGGCAGCTGACCAGGGTCACATGAGTATCCTCCAGGTGCTAGCCACCCG GTACCCTTCCCTAAGTCCATTGCTCGGCCGGTTTTTGTTGCATCAGACTTATTGCCTGGGTTGTGGGCAGCCAGAAGAAAAGGGGGGCATGGAGAACTTTGTGTCCTGCAGTACCCCAGGCTGCAGAG GTCTCTACTGCCCTACCTGTTTTCGTCTCCTGGACAACACCTGTTCTGTATGTGCGTCTCCCCTCTCCAACCAGGGGCGCCTAGACCTGGAGCT tgaccAGGACAAAGACATAAACTCAAAGGAAGCATCCACAGCATCTCCCGGAAGATCATCAGGTTTTTTGAGGTCCCCCCTATCCCCCAGAAACCACTTCAGAAATCCATTATCCCCAAAGAagcccctctccagccccagaacctCCGGATCCCTCCCACTTACCCCCAAATAA
- the Dcst2 gene encoding DC-STAMP domain-containing protein 2 isoform X3: protein MVKTDIEWPSGEEKSSMARAVVRSTCGFTLGLSLATAYGLLELLAEGHSPFGCLVTTVTLAAFLGLGMGFSRQVRVSVFLLLPQVFSKQSRLLLLVAAFGLVLQGPCANTLRNFTRASEAVACGAELALNQTAEVLERVKQPLVSALTKIKAIAQKAKVVADRVRKFFRSVMDGVKHVARCLQNMWYWLLHIGDVCNSELGNPYTKCARVFDDAKDNCMKVVPRFHQLCYVLLPFKLVFCGLANLVQLFCVIPMYLQQFLRKTIKTPVMKLLDRVRREFEFNMTATHYFSVDLNASRSLSQVALDLHEAVSMKLYTAREVLSMMGYTMPLLFGLLYIQALYYRYGYLNWDNFDNVYITRRFLDMEAVRSLAGLRTVLPLSSHEARHYVQPGSFFLTRWEQILYIVETFNLARHLLLVLLLVFLDYGVFWILDLARYHLQGEIVARSPVLVSIKVEGTGYSGNIYRDLVSAFDVLQQGNVSILSRRCALRPSEPDANGYIVIGTMYGLCFFVTLFGSYVSRLRRVICASYYPSREQERITYLYNMLLSRRTNIPAAVQRAVRRRAADQGHMSILQVLATRYPSLSPLLGRFLLHQTYCLGCGQPEEKGGMENFVSCSTPGCRGLYCPTCFRLLDNTCSVCASPLSNQGRLDLELDSSDEEGPQLWLAAARRRAPEQELELRQQLQEALGTNLSEEPGSQPESRKQ from the exons ATGGTCAAAACTGACATAGAATGGCCCTCTGGGGAGGAGAAGTCCAGCATGGCACGGGCTGTGGTCCGAAGTACCTGTGGCTTTACCTTGGGGTTGTCCTTGGCCACAGCCTATGGGCTCTTGGAGCTTCTAGCGGAAGGACACAGCCCCTTTGGCTGCCTGGTGACCACTGTGACTTTGGCTGCCTTCCTTGGCTTGGGCATGGGGTTCTCTCGCCAGGTCCGGGTCTCtgtcttcttgctgcttcctcaggTCTTCTCCA AGCAGAGCCGTTTGCTGCTGTTGGTGGCTGCCTTTGGGCTGGTGCTCCAAGGGCCTTGTGCCAACACCCTGCGCAACTTCACCCGGGCAAGCGAAGCTGTGGCCTGTGGGGCAGAGCTGGCACTGAACCAGACAGCTGAAGTGCTAGAGCGGGTCAAGCAGCCCCTCGTCA GTGCTCTGACCAAGATTAAAGCTATTGCCCAGAAGGCCAAAGTGGTGGCTGACCGGGTACGCAAGTTCTTCCGGTCTGTCATGGATGGTGTGAAACATGTAG CCAGGTGCCTGCAGAACATGTGGTATTGGCTCCTTCATATTGGCGATGTGTGCAACTCAGAGCTGGGCAACCCTTACACAAAATGTGCTCGGGTGTTTGATGATGCCAAGGACAACTGTATGAAGGTCGTGCCGCGATTCCATCAGCTGTGTTATGTGCTCTTGCCATTCAAACTGGTGTTCTGTGGACTTGCCAACT TGGTCCAGTTGTTCTGTGTCATCCCCATGTACCTCCAACAGTTTCTGCGAAAGACCATCAAGACCC CCGTGATGAAACTGCTCGATCGGGTACGTCGTGAGTTTGAGTTCAACATGACAGCCACCCACTACTTCTCTGTGGACCTCAATGCCTCTCGGAGCCTGTCCCAGGTGGCTTTGGATCTTCATGAGGCTGTCAGCATGAAGTTGTACACTGCTAGGGAGGTCCTGTCTATGATGGGATACACCATGCCTCTGCTCTTTGGACTTCTCTACATCCA AGCCCTCTATTATCGGTATGGTTACCTGAACTGGGACAATTTTGACAACGTCTATATCACCAGGCGCTTTCTGGACATGGAGGCAGTGCGCTCCTTGGCAGGGCTGCGTACGGTGCTGCCACTCAGTTCTCACGAGGCAAGGCACTACGTGCAGCCAG GTTCCTTCTTCCTGACCCGATGGGAACAGATTTTATATATTGTGGAGACCTTTAACCTCGCCCGCCATCTCCTCCTTGTGCTCCTCCTGGTCTTTCTGGACTATGGCGTCTTCTGGATACTTGATCTGGCCCGGTACCACCTCCAGGGCGAGATTGTAGCCCGCA GCCCTGTGTTAGTGTCTATAAAGGTGGAAGGGACCGGTTATTCGGGGAATATTTACCGTGACCTGGTGTCAGCTTTTGACGTTCTACAACAAGGCAACGTCAGTATATTGTCCCGGCGCTGCGCGCTTCGTCCCTCAGAACCAGATGCTAACGGTTACATCGTTATCG GTACCATGTATGGTCTGTGCTTCTTCGTCACTCTGTTTGGCAGCTATGTCAGCAGGCTGCGGCGTGTCATCTGTGCCTCCTATTACCCCTCCAGGGAGCAG GAAAGGATCACCTACCTCTATAACATGCTTCTGAGTCGTCGGACCAACATACCCGCTGCAGTGCAGCGAGCAGTGAGGCGACGGGCAGCTGACCAGGGTCACATGAGTATCCTCCAGGTGCTAGCCACCCG GTACCCTTCCCTAAGTCCATTGCTCGGCCGGTTTTTGTTGCATCAGACTTATTGCCTGGGTTGTGGGCAGCCAGAAGAAAAGGGGGGCATGGAGAACTTTGTGTCCTGCAGTACCCCAGGCTGCAGAG GTCTCTACTGCCCTACCTGTTTTCGTCTCCTGGACAACACCTGTTCTGTATGTGCGTCTCCCCTCTCCAACCAGGGGCGCCTAGACCTGGAGCT AGACTCCAGTGATGAGGAGGGTCCTCAGCTATGGCTGGCTGCAGCTCGAAGAAGGGCCCCTGAGCAGGAGCTGGAACTTCGACAGCAGCTTCAGGAAGCACTAGGCACAAACCTTTCAGAGGAGCCTGGCTCCCAGCCTGAGAGCAGGAAGCAG tga
- the Dcst2 gene encoding DC-STAMP domain-containing protein 2 isoform X1 translates to MVKTDIEWPSGEEKSSMARAVVRSTCGFTLGLSLATAYGLLELLAEGHSPFGCLVTTVTLAAFLGLGMGFSRQVRVSVFLLLPQVFSKQSRLLLLVAAFGLVLQGPCANTLRNFTRASEAVACGAELALNQTAEVLERVKQPLVSALTKIKAIAQKAKVVADRVRKFFRSVMDGVKHVARCLQNMWYWLLHIGDVCNSELGNPYTKCARVFDDAKDNCMKVVPRFHQLCYVLLPFKLVFCGLANLVQLFCVIPMYLQQFLRKTIKTPVMKLLDRVRREFEFNMTATHYFSVDLNASRSLSQVALDLHEAVSMKLYTAREVLSMMGYTMPLLFGLLYIQALYYRYGYLNWDNFDNVYITRRFLDMEAVRSLAGLRTVLPLSSHEARHYVQPGSFFLTRWEQILYIVETFNLARHLLLVLLLVFLDYGVFWILDLARYHLQGEIVARSPVLVSIKVEGTGYSGNIYRDLVSAFDVLQQGNVSILSRRCALRPSEPDANGYIVIGTMYGLCFFVTLFGSYVSRLRRVICASYYPSREQERITYLYNMLLSRRTNIPAAVQRAVRRRAADQGHMSILQVLATRYPSLSPLLGRFLLHQTYCLGCGQPEEKGGMENFVSCSTPGCRGLYCPTCFRLLDNTCSVCASPLSNQGRLDLELDQDKDINSKEASTASPGRSSGFLRSPLSPRNHFRNPLSPKKPLSSPRTSGSLPLTPK, encoded by the exons ATGGTCAAAACTGACATAGAATGGCCCTCTGGGGAGGAGAAGTCCAGCATGGCACGGGCTGTGGTCCGAAGTACCTGTGGCTTTACCTTGGGGTTGTCCTTGGCCACAGCCTATGGGCTCTTGGAGCTTCTAGCGGAAGGACACAGCCCCTTTGGCTGCCTGGTGACCACTGTGACTTTGGCTGCCTTCCTTGGCTTGGGCATGGGGTTCTCTCGCCAGGTCCGGGTCTCtgtcttcttgctgcttcctcaggTCTTCTCCA AGCAGAGCCGTTTGCTGCTGTTGGTGGCTGCCTTTGGGCTGGTGCTCCAAGGGCCTTGTGCCAACACCCTGCGCAACTTCACCCGGGCAAGCGAAGCTGTGGCCTGTGGGGCAGAGCTGGCACTGAACCAGACAGCTGAAGTGCTAGAGCGGGTCAAGCAGCCCCTCGTCA GTGCTCTGACCAAGATTAAAGCTATTGCCCAGAAGGCCAAAGTGGTGGCTGACCGGGTACGCAAGTTCTTCCGGTCTGTCATGGATGGTGTGAAACATGTAG CCAGGTGCCTGCAGAACATGTGGTATTGGCTCCTTCATATTGGCGATGTGTGCAACTCAGAGCTGGGCAACCCTTACACAAAATGTGCTCGGGTGTTTGATGATGCCAAGGACAACTGTATGAAGGTCGTGCCGCGATTCCATCAGCTGTGTTATGTGCTCTTGCCATTCAAACTGGTGTTCTGTGGACTTGCCAACT TGGTCCAGTTGTTCTGTGTCATCCCCATGTACCTCCAACAGTTTCTGCGAAAGACCATCAAGACCC CCGTGATGAAACTGCTCGATCGGGTACGTCGTGAGTTTGAGTTCAACATGACAGCCACCCACTACTTCTCTGTGGACCTCAATGCCTCTCGGAGCCTGTCCCAGGTGGCTTTGGATCTTCATGAGGCTGTCAGCATGAAGTTGTACACTGCTAGGGAGGTCCTGTCTATGATGGGATACACCATGCCTCTGCTCTTTGGACTTCTCTACATCCA AGCCCTCTATTATCGGTATGGTTACCTGAACTGGGACAATTTTGACAACGTCTATATCACCAGGCGCTTTCTGGACATGGAGGCAGTGCGCTCCTTGGCAGGGCTGCGTACGGTGCTGCCACTCAGTTCTCACGAGGCAAGGCACTACGTGCAGCCAG GTTCCTTCTTCCTGACCCGATGGGAACAGATTTTATATATTGTGGAGACCTTTAACCTCGCCCGCCATCTCCTCCTTGTGCTCCTCCTGGTCTTTCTGGACTATGGCGTCTTCTGGATACTTGATCTGGCCCGGTACCACCTCCAGGGCGAGATTGTAGCCCGCA GCCCTGTGTTAGTGTCTATAAAGGTGGAAGGGACCGGTTATTCGGGGAATATTTACCGTGACCTGGTGTCAGCTTTTGACGTTCTACAACAAGGCAACGTCAGTATATTGTCCCGGCGCTGCGCGCTTCGTCCCTCAGAACCAGATGCTAACGGTTACATCGTTATCG GTACCATGTATGGTCTGTGCTTCTTCGTCACTCTGTTTGGCAGCTATGTCAGCAGGCTGCGGCGTGTCATCTGTGCCTCCTATTACCCCTCCAGGGAGCAG GAAAGGATCACCTACCTCTATAACATGCTTCTGAGTCGTCGGACCAACATACCCGCTGCAGTGCAGCGAGCAGTGAGGCGACGGGCAGCTGACCAGGGTCACATGAGTATCCTCCAGGTGCTAGCCACCCG GTACCCTTCCCTAAGTCCATTGCTCGGCCGGTTTTTGTTGCATCAGACTTATTGCCTGGGTTGTGGGCAGCCAGAAGAAAAGGGGGGCATGGAGAACTTTGTGTCCTGCAGTACCCCAGGCTGCAGAG GTCTCTACTGCCCTACCTGTTTTCGTCTCCTGGACAACACCTGTTCTGTATGTGCGTCTCCCCTCTCCAACCAGGGGCGCCTAGACCTGGAGCT tgaccAGGACAAAGACATAAACTCAAAGGAAGCATCCACAGCATCTCCCGGAAGATCATCAGGTTTTTTGAGGTCCCCCCTATCCCCCAGAAACCACTTCAGAAATCCATTATCCCCAAAGAagcccctctccagccccagaacctCCGGATCCCTCCCACTTACCCCCAAATAA